A window of Halovivax gelatinilyticus genomic DNA:
TGCGGAAAAACGATCCCTGGTTCGAACCTACCCCGACACTCGCTATATTTTCCCATAAATAACAAACGATAATACTGTGGCTACTATTCTGCCCAGTATGTATCAGCGTCTGAAAGGCCACCTCTTTCGCGAACCCGGTGGACGGCGAGAGGGATTGTTTTCTCTCGGAGCCGGTCTCCTCTTTTTCCCACTGTATCTCTTCTACAGCCGTCAACCCGAGGGGGCGTCGATCATCGCCATCCTCTTCGGGGTCCTGTTCACGGTGAGCGGAATCGCCGAACTGCTGGCGCCGGAGCGGCGACGGCTGGCCGGCGTTATTCGTGGCGTGCTCATCGTGTACGCCGGGGTACTCGTCGTCCACTTTCTCTCCGGCATGCGCGTATTTGGATAGCGAGGCGGACCTCACCGCTTCGGCCGCGGTGATGCATCGTCTCGACCGGCCTCTCACGACCTACGACTGCGCGACCATCCGGTACCGGAATCCGAGGTAGAGCAGGATGAACGCGAACGTCCCGGCGAAGAGGTACTCGCCGGTGTCGATCGAGTAGACCAGCGCGCCGGTGTTGAGCGCCACGCCGAACAGGTAAAAGCCCTTGAGCTGTCGATCCGTGACGTTCATCGCGATCGCTCCTCCGTCGATGCGGCTTCGTCGTTCGCCGCGGATTCGTCGTTCGACTCGGACTCCCCATCCGGCGTCAGTTCGTCTTCCCGGTCGCCCTCGTCTTCGAAGTACTCGGCTCGTTCGAACGGTTCGTCCTCGCCCGTGACGGCGAGCACGTCGAGCGCGAGCACCTCGGCACCGACGTCGAGGAGACCGGCCACGCTCGGTTCCGTTCGGCCGTCGTCGCCGCTGATCAGCTCCTTGATGTAGAGGCCGCCCGCGCCGTGGATCTCGATCGTGGCGGTGGCCACACGCTCCGCATCGCGGTCCGACGGTTTCTCGTCCGCGCTGTCTTCCATCTCGTCGACGATCCCGGGGTCGCCGTCGATCGCGTAGACGGTCCGCTCGCGAGTCAACTCCGCCCGGCGGTGATCGACGCGCTGGGGCGTGTATTGCTCGACGGTCGTCCCCTCGAGTTCGTCGAAGACCGACTCCAGATCGTCGGCCGCGACCGGTTCGTCGAACCGAACGGCCGCGCGATAGCGCTTGCTCGCGTCGTGTTCCTTGACGCGTTCGACCATCTCGTGGGTGGCGAGACGAAGGCCCTCGACTTCGACGGCGCCCGCGGCGGCCTCGTTGATCTCGGCTTCGAGCGCGTCGACGTCGGGCGTCCGGCGACGGGGGTGTTTCACCTCGAGGACGAACGGTCGGCCGGTCCCCAGCATGCGCGCGTCGACGTCCTCTCTGCCGGCGCCGTGGAACGTTCCCTCGCGGCCGTCCATGGCCTCGACGACGTGCGGACGGACGACCTGCTCGATGCTGGTGTCGTAGAGGTACCCCGAGCCGCCGCAGTACTCGCAGGGTTCCTCGCCGTCGTCGGAAAGCTGGCTCCCGCTACCGCCGCACTCCCGGCAGGGCCACTCCGTCTGCGGAATGTCGCGGTCGATCTTGCGGTAGCGCCCGTAGACGAACGCCGGGTTGATCTGCCGGTCGACGGCGTGGGTGGTGACGGCTTCGCCGTCTTCGAGCACGGCCAGCGGGTCGAACGCCGAGAGGTCGACCACGGCGAGCACGTCGGGGCGTTCGAGGTCGAACTCGACGCCGGTGCGTGTTCCGACGCGTCGACCCACTTCCCGGTTGACCTCGCGCTTTAGCGGTTCGCCGGCGTCGGGCTCCAGGCCGGCGTCTTCGCGGAGCAGGCGGTCGTTCTCCTCGACCAGCGGGGGAACGACCGTGCCGAGCTGGTAACTCGCAAAGTCGATGCCGTCGAGCGTCTCGCAGACGGCGTCGGCGATCGCGTCGTACGTCCCGCAGTAGCCCTCACAGACCCAGCACGCGGCGGGGTCGACCGGCTCGTAGGGCTCGTCCGCGTCGAGTGCCAGCGTCGTCCGCAGCGCCCGGCCCCGTTCGTCGTTTCGCAGCCCGAAGCTCCGGTCGGCGAACGGCCGACCGAGACAGGCGTCACAGACGGGGCCGCCCGCGAGCAGGTCGGCCGCCGCATCCGTGAGACTCATTGGACGGTAGTCGGGGCGGCGGCCCTAACACGCTTTCCATTCGGGGCGTCGTCGGTTTCGAGCGGTAGTTGTAGCGGGTCGGTTG
This region includes:
- a CDS encoding tRNA pseudouridine(54/55) synthase Pus10 yields the protein MSLTDAAADLLAGGPVCDACLGRPFADRSFGLRNDERGRALRTTLALDADEPYEPVDPAACWVCEGYCGTYDAIADAVCETLDGIDFASYQLGTVVPPLVEENDRLLREDAGLEPDAGEPLKREVNREVGRRVGTRTGVEFDLERPDVLAVVDLSAFDPLAVLEDGEAVTTHAVDRQINPAFVYGRYRKIDRDIPQTEWPCRECGGSGSQLSDDGEEPCEYCGGSGYLYDTSIEQVVRPHVVEAMDGREGTFHGAGREDVDARMLGTGRPFVLEVKHPRRRTPDVDALEAEINEAAAGAVEVEGLRLATHEMVERVKEHDASKRYRAAVRFDEPVAADDLESVFDELEGTTVEQYTPQRVDHRRAELTRERTVYAIDGDPGIVDEMEDSADEKPSDRDAERVATATIEIHGAGGLYIKELISGDDGRTEPSVAGLLDVGAEVLALDVLAVTGEDEPFERAEYFEDEGDREDELTPDGESESNDESAANDEAASTEERSR